A window from Halomicrobium urmianum encodes these proteins:
- a CDS encoding family 16 glycoside hydrolase has translation MTTEDMDQQADADGESESNDDWRRVLQAGIGAAGLTGLAGLTSAQQGSQNLIELEAVTVETSGGRGRSEFAWEDGEGGVVRGPPEEVCSIAGGTHLWVGVSPDSIAELTNPTLELTAGETYTVEWTNTDGEEHNFVIADADGTELVASDTIAEEGATQSVEFEATEEMATYYCGPHSESQSGSIEVSVSAGEVEVSNLDPSSVTVSQGDAVDFSATVSNTGDSSLTQVVSLSIDGSQVASKEVSLDAGAETSVSFTGVDTSDLSDGDHTVTIASGGSQVSGTLTVEVDDADGDWHRDLDVPTNPEEATNWDNYEVTNVFSTGTISSEYDLKDGEEGEWMQMDVDAQGRIWVVTRGASFVTEGDGYAEVAWVDPDSGEHQLALEIPVAFHGGHVADSGEVSAARELGGQGIAIDPDFEDNGYVYVMYHPSSDDLELVDNPYDDNIVFANMRVSRFTMQDDGTLDPDSEKVVFTVPEQWHTCCHHGAYITFGEDREFYISTGDNSNNVGNPDNLVNWFMGDERQGMIHGRPGPVADAQRTSGNTADKRGKVHRIVLNEDGTYDIPDGNLKEHWEEETGESYSDDEFLPSIYVMGLRNPFTITYDDHSGYLWTGHYGNDGGSISDLGMSGFGDYHLWCEPGNAGYPYYRAYYPYRDYDFENDEVGQPFWPDNLRNESVNNTGIENIPNVTPALIWHPQSFDDYENALDIHPWLDQPRPGEVTYPELDAGGSADVGVVYRYDEGYSEHALPPYFDGKPFFMNPSNADVVRYLTFNDDGSLDINEFGARDGVAAAYDMKVLPDGRLAIMGMYSGIHIVEYNGPAPGYQPPPEEEQPDRVEPAADGLSGDPPGDATVLWDGDDATLDGWEQLDGSEAQWNETADYFEVDPSDPDVEGNVRPKEDLGDVHLHLEWRVPEEVAGEAEGQGPGNSGLFMMETYEFQILQSHDNPTYPSGYAGSFYKYQEGGGSAPLAMPIRPPGEWNSYDLIWRRPRFDDDGNVVRLPQATLLFNGVVVQQHLNIPGPVWYDTLYPFDHEDFGHPRDENGNFLTEAPFHLQNHGNDYDVVQYRNVWYRDLPERPVTESEHPDNVPEYSTSGGPYYLPNGDQYQPQQISPGGSGTTGTPPGDADVLLDDSITIQPGDGDWVSDSKYGDAQVHVEYRIPEDVEGEGPLRGNSGVLMMGNYEIQILDTWENPVEADEWAGAYTHQNGPHHDAVREPGEWQQLDLVWQAPRFSGGELEKPAQVTAFLNGVAVQTRLVVDGPNKGFTVNPYSEHGKMPLRLREEGSEIDFRNAWIREEQAELVSDEPSEPEQLSAPIGLDLGGLHTDETVTVDGLEFLPTPSQSEQVGIEENRTLDADEKYWPEQVTVEPEPRESPGATDSGRPLNEEQNLGTNPDIEGTEHDSMYWTEQWSNDELNYTFDIENGVYEVTLHFAEVWFAGEDTRVFSGSVNGETVFEELDLYADHGPDTAVTFSHVTEVTDNELVVSLESSVENPKISGIEIREVDKVAHYDATTLELSDGDAVSSWSDAGGVGPDLTQSDSAAQPTFQTDVANGNPTVRFEGDGDYINADEVVTEDTAGVTMAAAFRTSDPTVPRQTIMYNGSDGELNGYGAYVNNEAGSGPASEGYVNGLYGGVNWWWSDTTVGADNFHVVTWTVPEDEPDHPVLRLDGQELDTELQIDPAEPETPTTQFGIGYDDGAVDERPPFFAGDIGEVRVYNRELSGAELSQLESDLGEKWGADVQAPDLSAGLAGHWTFESGNVDGDTVLDKSGNGHDGTVQGGVTTDLSAPTVGGAAEFNGSDGTVVVPNADGLDPAAYTVSAWLKTDATGPWAAVLGKENSMWCGFNNDTGQPRFDPYNGAEQGDYFSSDTAVDDGSWHHVVYRHAPSEDTSRIYVDGQQVGSMDGATESPAADTSLGIGSKSGFKDWFSGTLADVRLYDRPLSESKISLLSQQG, from the coding sequence ATGACAACCGAAGATATGGACCAACAGGCTGATGCGGACGGTGAATCGGAATCGAACGACGACTGGCGTCGCGTCCTGCAAGCGGGCATCGGCGCGGCCGGGCTGACCGGCCTGGCCGGCCTCACCAGCGCCCAGCAAGGCAGTCAGAATCTCATCGAACTAGAGGCGGTGACGGTCGAGACCAGCGGCGGTCGCGGCCGCTCGGAGTTCGCCTGGGAGGACGGCGAGGGCGGCGTCGTACGCGGCCCGCCCGAGGAGGTCTGTTCGATAGCCGGCGGCACCCACCTCTGGGTAGGCGTCTCGCCCGACTCCATCGCCGAACTGACCAACCCCACGCTGGAACTCACGGCCGGCGAGACCTACACGGTCGAGTGGACCAACACCGACGGCGAGGAGCACAACTTCGTCATCGCCGACGCCGACGGTACCGAACTCGTCGCTTCGGACACGATCGCCGAAGAGGGCGCCACCCAGTCCGTCGAGTTCGAGGCCACCGAGGAGATGGCCACCTACTACTGCGGGCCTCACTCGGAGTCCCAGAGCGGCTCCATCGAGGTCAGCGTCTCGGCCGGTGAGGTCGAGGTCAGTAACCTCGATCCGAGCAGCGTGACGGTCTCGCAGGGCGACGCGGTCGACTTCTCGGCGACGGTGTCCAACACCGGCGACAGCAGCCTCACGCAGGTCGTCTCCCTCTCGATCGACGGGAGTCAGGTCGCCTCCAAGGAAGTGTCACTCGACGCGGGCGCGGAGACGTCCGTTTCGTTCACGGGCGTCGACACGTCTGACCTCTCGGACGGGGACCACACCGTCACTATCGCCAGCGGCGGCTCGCAGGTCTCCGGGACGCTCACCGTCGAGGTGGACGACGCCGACGGCGACTGGCACCGCGACCTCGACGTGCCGACGAATCCCGAGGAGGCGACGAACTGGGACAACTACGAGGTCACCAACGTCTTCTCGACCGGGACGATCTCAAGCGAGTACGACCTCAAGGACGGCGAAGAGGGCGAGTGGATGCAGATGGACGTCGACGCCCAGGGCCGCATCTGGGTGGTCACCCGCGGGGCGTCCTTCGTCACCGAAGGCGACGGCTACGCCGAGGTCGCCTGGGTCGACCCCGACTCCGGCGAGCATCAGCTCGCTCTCGAGATCCCGGTCGCGTTCCACGGGGGCCACGTCGCCGATTCCGGCGAGGTGTCCGCCGCCCGCGAACTCGGCGGGCAGGGAATCGCCATCGACCCCGACTTCGAGGACAACGGGTACGTGTACGTCATGTACCACCCCTCGAGCGACGACCTGGAACTCGTGGACAACCCCTACGACGACAACATCGTCTTCGCGAACATGCGCGTGTCGCGGTTCACGATGCAGGACGACGGAACGCTCGACCCCGACTCCGAGAAGGTCGTCTTTACGGTCCCCGAACAGTGGCACACCTGCTGTCACCACGGCGCCTACATCACCTTCGGGGAAGACCGCGAGTTCTACATCTCCACCGGCGACAACTCCAACAACGTCGGCAATCCCGACAACCTGGTCAACTGGTTCATGGGCGACGAGCGCCAGGGTATGATCCACGGTCGTCCTGGCCCGGTCGCCGACGCCCAGCGCACCTCCGGGAACACGGCCGACAAGCGCGGCAAGGTTCACCGGATCGTCCTCAACGAGGACGGCACCTACGACATCCCCGACGGCAACCTCAAGGAACACTGGGAAGAGGAGACCGGCGAGTCGTACTCCGACGACGAGTTCCTGCCGTCGATCTACGTGATGGGCCTGCGCAACCCCTTCACCATCACCTACGACGATCACAGCGGCTACCTCTGGACCGGTCACTACGGCAACGACGGCGGGAGCATCAGCGACCTCGGAATGAGCGGCTTCGGGGACTACCACCTGTGGTGTGAACCGGGTAACGCCGGCTACCCCTACTACCGGGCGTACTACCCCTACCGGGACTACGACTTCGAGAACGACGAGGTCGGTCAGCCGTTCTGGCCGGACAACCTGCGCAACGAGTCGGTGAACAACACGGGCATCGAGAACATCCCGAACGTGACGCCGGCGCTGATCTGGCATCCCCAGAGCTTCGACGACTACGAGAACGCCCTCGACATCCACCCGTGGCTCGACCAGCCCCGACCCGGCGAAGTCACCTACCCCGAGCTAGATGCCGGTGGATCGGCAGACGTCGGCGTCGTCTACCGCTACGACGAGGGGTACAGCGAGCACGCGCTCCCGCCGTACTTCGACGGGAAGCCGTTCTTCATGAACCCGAGCAACGCCGACGTCGTCCGCTACCTGACGTTCAACGACGACGGCAGCCTCGACATCAACGAGTTCGGAGCGCGCGACGGCGTCGCCGCGGCCTACGACATGAAGGTCCTGCCGGACGGTCGGCTGGCCATCATGGGGATGTACTCGGGGATCCACATCGTCGAGTACAACGGCCCGGCGCCCGGTTACCAGCCCCCGCCCGAAGAAGAACAGCCCGACCGCGTCGAGCCCGCCGCCGACGGTCTCAGCGGCGACCCGCCGGGCGACGCGACCGTCCTCTGGGACGGCGACGACGCCACGCTGGACGGCTGGGAACAGCTGGACGGATCCGAAGCGCAGTGGAACGAGACCGCCGACTACTTCGAGGTAGATCCGTCTGACCCGGACGTTGAGGGCAATGTCCGGCCGAAGGAGGATCTGGGTGACGTCCACCTCCACCTCGAGTGGCGCGTTCCGGAAGAGGTCGCCGGCGAAGCCGAGGGCCAGGGGCCGGGCAACAGTGGCCTGTTCATGATGGAGACCTACGAGTTCCAGATCCTCCAGAGCCACGACAACCCAACCTACCCGAGCGGCTACGCTGGATCCTTCTACAAGTACCAGGAGGGCGGCGGCAGCGCGCCGCTCGCGATGCCGATCCGCCCGCCGGGCGAGTGGAACTCCTACGATCTGATCTGGCGCCGCCCCCGGTTCGACGACGACGGCAACGTCGTCCGTCTGCCGCAGGCGACGCTGCTGTTCAACGGCGTCGTCGTCCAGCAGCACCTCAACATCCCGGGTCCCGTCTGGTACGACACGCTGTACCCGTTCGACCACGAGGACTTCGGCCACCCGCGCGACGAGAACGGCAACTTCCTGACGGAAGCGCCGTTCCACCTGCAGAACCACGGCAACGACTACGACGTCGTGCAGTACCGCAACGTCTGGTACCGCGACCTGCCCGAGCGCCCGGTCACCGAGAGCGAGCACCCGGACAACGTTCCGGAGTACTCGACCTCCGGCGGTCCCTACTACCTGCCGAACGGCGACCAGTACCAGCCGCAGCAGATTAGCCCCGGTGGATCCGGTACCACCGGCACGCCGCCGGGCGACGCCGACGTGTTGCTCGACGACTCGATCACCATCCAGCCCGGCGACGGCGACTGGGTGAGCGACAGCAAGTACGGCGACGCTCAGGTGCACGTCGAGTACCGCATCCCCGAGGACGTCGAGGGCGAGGGGCCGCTGCGCGGCAACAGCGGCGTCCTGATGATGGGCAACTACGAGATCCAGATCCTCGACACCTGGGAGAACCCGGTCGAAGCCGACGAGTGGGCCGGCGCCTACACCCACCAGAACGGGCCGCATCACGACGCGGTCCGCGAACCCGGCGAGTGGCAGCAGCTGGACCTCGTCTGGCAGGCGCCACGGTTCTCGGGCGGCGAGCTCGAGAAGCCGGCGCAGGTCACGGCGTTCCTCAACGGCGTGGCCGTCCAGACGCGCCTCGTCGTCGACGGACCTAACAAAGGCTTCACCGTCAACCCGTACAGCGAACACGGGAAGATGCCGCTGCGCCTCCGGGAGGAAGGCAGCGAGATCGACTTCCGCAACGCCTGGATCCGGGAGGAGCAAGCCGAACTCGTCAGCGACGAACCGTCCGAGCCGGAGCAGCTGTCGGCGCCCATCGGGCTCGACCTCGGCGGCCTCCACACCGACGAGACCGTCACGGTCGACGGCCTCGAGTTCCTGCCGACGCCGTCTCAGTCCGAGCAGGTCGGCATCGAGGAGAACCGGACGCTCGACGCGGACGAGAAGTACTGGCCCGAGCAGGTTACAGTCGAACCCGAACCGCGTGAGTCGCCGGGCGCGACTGACTCGGGTCGGCCGCTGAACGAGGAGCAGAATCTCGGAACCAATCCGGACATCGAGGGCACCGAGCACGACTCGATGTACTGGACCGAGCAGTGGTCGAACGACGAACTCAACTACACGTTCGACATCGAGAACGGCGTCTACGAGGTGACGCTACACTTCGCGGAGGTCTGGTTCGCCGGCGAGGACACGCGCGTGTTCAGCGGCTCCGTCAACGGCGAGACTGTCTTCGAGGAGCTCGACCTCTACGCCGACCACGGTCCGGACACCGCCGTGACGTTCTCGCACGTCACCGAGGTGACGGACAACGAACTGGTCGTCTCGCTCGAGTCGTCCGTCGAGAACCCGAAGATCAGCGGCATCGAGATCCGGGAAGTGGACAAGGTCGCCCACTACGACGCCACGACGCTGGAGCTCTCGGACGGCGACGCGGTGTCGTCCTGGTCCGACGCCGGCGGCGTCGGCCCCGATCTGACTCAGAGCGACTCCGCCGCTCAGCCGACCTTCCAGACGGACGTCGCTAACGGCAACCCGACGGTCCGCTTCGAGGGCGACGGCGACTACATCAACGCCGACGAGGTCGTCACCGAGGACACCGCGGGCGTCACGATGGCCGCGGCGTTCCGGACGAGCGACCCCACCGTTCCCCGCCAGACGATCATGTACAACGGGAGCGACGGTGAGCTGAACGGCTACGGCGCCTACGTCAACAACGAGGCAGGGTCTGGACCTGCGTCCGAAGGCTACGTCAACGGCCTCTACGGCGGCGTGAACTGGTGGTGGTCGGACACGACCGTCGGTGCTGACAACTTCCACGTCGTGACCTGGACCGTCCCCGAGGACGAGCCCGATCACCCGGTGCTCCGACTGGACGGCCAGGAGCTTGACACGGAACTGCAGATCGACCCGGCCGAACCCGAGACGCCGACCACCCAGTTCGGCATCGGCTACGACGACGGCGCCGTCGACGAGCGACCGCCGTTCTTCGCCGGCGACATCGGCGAGGTGCGGGTCTACAACCGCGAGCTGTCGGGCGCCGAGCTGTCACAGCTCGAGAGCGACCTCGGCGAGAAGTGGGGCGCGGACGTCCAGGCACCGGACCTGTCGGCTGGACTGGCCGGCCACTGGACGTTCGAGTCCGGTAACGTCGACGGCGACACCGTCCTCGACAAGTCCGGCAACGGTCACGACGGGACCGTTCAGGGCGGCGTGACGACCGACCTCTCGGCCCCGACCGTGGGTGGCGCCGCGGAGTTCAACGGCAGCGACGGGACCGTCGTCGTCCCCAACGCCGATGGGCTCGACCCGGCCGCGTACACGGTCTCGGCCTGGCTCAAGACGGACGCCACCGGTCCGTGGGCAGCGGTCCTCGGAAAGGAGAACTCGATGTGGTGTGGCTTCAACAACGACACGGGTCAGCCGCGCTTCGACCCGTACAACGGTGCAGAACAGGGTGACTACTTCAGTTCGGACACCGCTGTGGACGACGGCAGCTGGCACCACGTCGTCTATCGTCACGCACCGTCCGAGGACACCTCGCGTATCTACGTCGACGGCCAGCAGGTGGGCTCCATGGACGGGGCCACTGAATCGCCTGCCGCCGACACCTCGCTCGGAATCGGCTCGAAGTCGGGCTTCAAGGACTGGTTCAGCGGCACGCTCGCAGACGTGCGCCTCTACGACCGTCCCCTCTCCGAGTCGAAGATCTCCCTGCTCAGCCAGCAGGGTTGA
- a CDS encoding family 16 glycoside hydrolase, translated as MSNADGESESNSNLQQFLKAGIGAAGLTGLAGLTSAQQGSQNLIELEAVTVETSGGRGRSEFAWEDGEGGVVRGPPEEVCNIVGGTHVWVGVSPDSIAEVTNPTLELTAGETYTVEWTNTDGEEHNFVIADADGTELVTSDTVSEEGATQSVEFEATEEMATYYCGPHSESQSGSIEVSVSAGEVEVSNLDPSSVTVSQGDAVDFSATVSNTGDSSLTQVVSLSIDGSQVASKEVSLDAGAETSVSFTGVDTSDLSDGDHTVTIASGGSQVSGTLTVEVDAVDSDWHRDLDVPINAEEATNWDNYEVTNVFSTGTISSEYDLKDGEEGEWMQMDVDAQGRIWVVTRGASFVTEGDGYAEVAWVDPDSGEHQLALEIPVAFHGGHVADSGEVSAARELGGQGIAIDPDFEDNGYVYVMYHPSSDDLELVDNPYDDNIVFANMRVSRFTMQDDGTLDPDSEKVVFTVPEQWHTCCHHGAYITFGEDREFYISTGDNSNNVGNPDNEVNWFMGDERQGMIHGRPGPVADAQRTSGNTADKRGKVHRIVLNEDGTYDIPDGNLKEHWEEETGESYSDDEFLPSIYVMGLRNPFTITYDDHSGYLWTGHYGNDGGSISDLGMSGFGDYHLWCEPGNAGYPYYRAYYPYRDYDYSTKDGTENWTGEVGQPFWPDNLRNESVNNTGIENIPNVTPALIWHPQSFDDYENALDIHPWLDQPRPGEVTYPELDAGGSADVGVVYRYDEGYSEHALPPYFDGKPFFMNPSNADVVRYLTFNDDGSLDINEFGARDGVAAAYDMKVLPDGRLAIMGMYSGIHIVEYNGPAPGYQPPPEEEQPDRVEPAADGLSGDPPGDATVLWDGDDATLDGWQKPDGSEPEWVETADYFEVNPDVSGNVQPQEELGDVHLHLEWRVPEELDGIANGQGPGNSGLFMMNTYEFQILQSHDNPTYPSGHAGSYYKASEGGGSAPLAMPIRPPGEWNSYDLLWRGPRFDDEGNVIRLPQATLLFNGVVVQQHLNIPGPVWYKTLYPFDHEDFGHPRDENGDFLTEAPFHLQNHGNENDIVQFRNVWYRDLPERPVTESEHPDNVPEYSTSGGPWTLPSGDQYQPQQISPGGSSTTGTPPGDADVLLDDSITIQPGDGDWVSDSKYGDAQVHVEYRIPEDVEGEGPLRGNSGVLMMGNYEIQILDTWENPVEADEWAGAYTHQNGPHHDAVREPGEWQQLDLVWQAPRFSGGELEKPAQVTAFLNGVAVQTRLVVDGPNKGFTVNPYSEHGKMPLRLREEGSEIDFRNAWIREEQAELVSDEPTDTSVSAPFGFDAGGEFLDGTVTIDGLDFVADSPAVEASGDPSASSTNTAAQASMYPDPPNSIEGTEHDALYQTEVFGGDLTFDIDIENGVYDVTLHFAETNSALTAGDRVFDVSVEGQQVLSEFDIYSAAGGHNIAVTRTFEGVEVTDGVLTIATDTISDNSKVDGIEIRPSDGGGDGALEYTVPQTGGGTADEAAFSLAPEGDVFEDVDGDGDPSDADDLSADVYLGYDADNLYLTVEVTDDTHTAISGTDMWQADSIQWAVGSGDTYGPEYGLSHADGSTSIHRWFDGDAAADASAVDAATSRSGSTTTYDATIPWEALFAESKGPGDSFPFSLLVNENDGDSRDGVLEWALPAISSDKSADALGTLVLEDSG; from the coding sequence ATGTCAAACGCGGACGGCGAATCGGAATCGAACAGCAACCTGCAGCAGTTCCTGAAAGCGGGCATCGGCGCGGCCGGGCTGACCGGCCTGGCCGGCCTCACCAGCGCCCAGCAAGGCAGTCAGAACCTCATCGAACTAGAGGCGGTAACGGTCGAGACCAGCGGCGGTCGCGGCCGCTCGGAGTTCGCCTGGGAGGACGGCGAGGGCGGCGTCGTGCGCGGCCCGCCCGAGGAGGTCTGTAACATCGTCGGCGGGACCCACGTCTGGGTGGGCGTTTCGCCCGACTCCATCGCTGAGGTCACGAATCCGACGCTGGAGCTGACCGCCGGCGAGACCTACACGGTCGAGTGGACCAACACCGACGGCGAGGAGCACAACTTCGTCATCGCCGACGCCGACGGCACCGAACTCGTCACCTCTGATACCGTCTCCGAGGAAGGCGCCACCCAGTCCGTCGAGTTCGAGGCCACGGAAGAGATGGCCACCTACTACTGCGGGCCTCACTCGGAGTCCCAGAGCGGCTCCATCGAGGTCAGCGTCTCGGCCGGCGAGGTTGAGGTCAGTAACCTCGATCCGAGCAGCGTGACGGTCTCGCAGGGCGACGCGGTCGACTTCTCGGCGACGGTGTCCAACACCGGCGACAGCAGCCTCACGCAGGTCGTCTCCCTCTCGATCGACGGGAGTCAGGTCGCCTCCAAGGAAGTGTCACTCGACGCGGGCGCGGAGACGTCCGTTTCGTTCACGGGCGTCGACACGTCTGACCTCTCGGACGGGGACCACACCGTCACTATCGCCAGCGGCGGCTCGCAGGTCTCCGGGACGCTCACCGTCGAGGTAGACGCGGTAGACAGCGACTGGCATCGCGACCTCGACGTGCCGATCAACGCCGAGGAGGCGACGAACTGGGACAACTACGAGGTCACCAACGTCTTCTCGACCGGGACGATCTCAAGCGAGTACGACCTCAAGGACGGCGAAGAGGGCGAGTGGATGCAGATGGACGTCGACGCCCAGGGCCGCATCTGGGTGGTCACCCGCGGGGCGTCCTTCGTCACCGAAGGCGACGGCTACGCCGAGGTCGCCTGGGTCGACCCCGACTCCGGCGAGCATCAGCTCGCTCTCGAGATCCCGGTCGCGTTCCACGGGGGCCACGTCGCCGATTCCGGCGAGGTGTCCGCCGCCCGCGAACTCGGCGGGCAGGGAATCGCCATCGACCCCGACTTCGAGGACAACGGGTACGTGTACGTCATGTACCACCCCTCGAGCGACGACCTGGAACTCGTGGACAACCCCTACGACGACAACATCGTCTTCGCGAACATGCGCGTGTCGCGGTTCACGATGCAGGACGACGGAACGCTCGACCCCGACTCCGAGAAGGTCGTCTTTACGGTCCCCGAACAGTGGCACACCTGCTGTCACCACGGCGCCTACATCACCTTCGGGGAAGACCGCGAGTTCTACATCTCCACCGGCGACAACTCCAACAACGTCGGCAATCCGGATAACGAAGTTAATTGGTTCATGGGCGACGAGCGCCAGGGTATGATCCACGGTCGTCCTGGCCCGGTCGCCGACGCCCAGCGCACCTCCGGGAACACGGCCGACAAGCGCGGCAAGGTTCACCGGATCGTCCTCAACGAGGACGGCACCTACGACATCCCCGACGGTAACCTCAAAGAGCACTGGGAAGAGGAGACCGGCGAGTCGTACTCCGACGACGAGTTCCTGCCGTCGATCTACGTGATGGGCCTGCGCAACCCCTTCACCATCACCTACGACGATCACAGCGGCTACCTCTGGACCGGTCACTACGGCAACGACGGCGGGAGCATCAGCGACCTCGGAATGAGCGGCTTCGGGGACTACCACCTGTGGTGTGAACCGGGTAACGCCGGCTACCCCTACTACCGGGCGTACTACCCCTACCGGGACTACGACTACTCCACCAAGGACGGGACCGAGAACTGGACCGGCGAGGTCGGTCAGCCGTTCTGGCCGGACAACCTGCGCAACGAGTCGGTGAACAACACGGGCATCGAGAACATCCCGAACGTGACGCCGGCGCTGATCTGGCATCCCCAGAGCTTCGACGACTACGAGAACGCCCTCGACATCCACCCGTGGCTCGACCAGCCCCGACCCGGCGAAGTCACCTACCCCGAGCTAGATGCCGGTGGATCGGCAGACGTCGGCGTCGTCTACCGCTACGACGAGGGGTACAGCGAGCACGCGCTCCCGCCGTACTTCGACGGGAAGCCGTTCTTCATGAACCCGAGCAACGCCGACGTCGTCCGCTACCTGACGTTCAACGACGACGGCAGCCTCGACATCAACGAGTTCGGAGCGCGCGACGGCGTCGCCGCGGCCTACGACATGAAGGTCCTGCCGGACGGTCGGCTGGCCATCATGGGGATGTACTCGGGGATCCACATCGTCGAGTACAACGGCCCGGCGCCCGGTTACCAGCCCCCGCCCGAAGAAGAACAGCCCGACCGCGTCGAGCCCGCCGCCGACGGTCTCAGCGGCGACCCGCCGGGCGACGCGACCGTCCTCTGGGACGGCGACGACGCCACGCTAGATGGCTGGCAGAAACCGGACGGGTCCGAACCGGAGTGGGTCGAGACCGCCGACTACTTCGAGGTGAACCCGGACGTCAGCGGCAACGTCCAGCCCCAGGAGGAACTGGGCGACGTCCACCTCCACCTCGAGTGGCGCGTGCCCGAGGAACTCGACGGCATCGCCAACGGCCAGGGACCGGGCAACAGTGGCCTGTTCATGATGAACACCTACGAGTTCCAGATCCTCCAGAGCCACGACAACCCGACCTACCCGTCCGGCCACGCCGGTTCGTACTACAAGGCGAGCGAGGGCGGCGGCAGCGCGCCGCTCGCGATGCCGATCCGCCCGCCCGGGGAGTGGAACTCGTACGACCTGCTCTGGCGCGGACCGCGTTTCGACGACGAGGGCAACGTGATCCGCCTGCCGCAGGCGACGCTGCTGTTCAACGGCGTCGTCGTCCAGCAGCACCTCAACATCCCGGGTCCCGTCTGGTACAAGACGCTGTACCCGTTCGATCACGAGGACTTCGGCCACCCGCGCGACGAGAACGGCGACTTCCTGACGGAAGCGCCGTTCCACCTGCAGAACCACGGCAACGAGAACGACATCGTGCAGTTCCGGAACGTCTGGTACCGCGACCTGCCCGAGCGCCCGGTCACCGAGAGCGAGCACCCGGACAACGTTCCGGAGTACTCGACCTCCGGCGGCCCCTGGACGCTCCCGTCCGGCGACCAGTACCAGCCGCAGCAGATTAGCCCCGGTGGATCCAGTACCACCGGCACGCCGCCGGGCGACGCCGACGTGTTGCTCGACGACTCGATCACCATCCAGCCCGGCGACGGCGACTGGGTGAGCGACAGCAAGTACGGCGACGCTCAGGTGCACGTCGAGTACCGCATCCCCGAGGACGTCGAGGGCGAGGGGCCGCTGCGCGGCAACAGCGGCGTCCTGATGATGGGCAACTACGAGATCCAGATCCTCGACACCTGGGAGAACCCGGTCGAAGCCGACGAGTGGGCCGGCGCCTACACCCACCAGAACGGGCCGCATCACGACGCGGTCCGCGAACCCGGCGAGTGGCAGCAGCTGGACCTCGTCTGGCAGGCGCCACGGTTCTCGGGCGGCGAGCTCGAGAAGCCGGCGCAGGTCACGGCGTTCCTCAACGGCGTGGCCGTCCAGACGCGCCTCGTCGTCGACGGACCTAACAAAGGCTTCACCGTCAACCCGTACAGCGAACACGGGAAGATGCCGCTGCGCCTCCGGGAGGAAGGCAGCGAGATCGACTTCCGCAACGCCTGGATCCGGGAGGAGCAAGCCGAACTCGTCAGCGACGAACCGACGGACACCTCGGTCTCGGCTCCGTTCGGATTCGACGCAGGCGGCGAATTCCTCGACGGGACGGTCACCATCGACGGACTCGACTTCGTCGCCGACTCTCCCGCGGTGGAAGCGTCGGGCGACCCGAGCGCGAGCTCGACCAACACGGCGGCACAGGCGAGCATGTACCCGGACCCGCCGAATTCGATCGAGGGGACCGAGCACGACGCGCTCTATCAGACCGAGGTCTTCGGCGGCGACCTCACGTTCGACATCGACATCGAGAACGGTGTCTACGACGTGACCCTCCACTTCGCGGAGACGAACAGCGCGCTCACCGCGGGCGACCGCGTGTTCGACGTCTCCGTCGAAGGGCAACAGGTGCTCTCCGAGTTCGACATCTACTCCGCGGCCGGCGGGCACAACATCGCCGTGACGCGGACGTTCGAGGGAGTCGAAGTCACCGACGGTGTCCTCACCATCGCCACCGATACGATATCGGACAACTCGAAGGTCGACGGAATCGAGATCCGCCCGAGCGACGGCGGCGGCGACGGCGCTCTCGAGTACACCGTCCCGCAGACGGGCGGTGGCACGGCGGACGAGGCCGCCTTCTCGCTGGCGCCCGAGGGCGACGTGTTCGAGGACGTCGACGGCGACGGCGACCCCAGCGACGCCGACGACCTCTCGGCGGACGTCTACCTCGGCTACGACGCCGACAACCTCTACCTCACGGTGGAGGTGACCGACGACACGCACACGGCGATCAGCGGCACGGACATGTGGCAGGCTGACAGCATCCAGTGGGCCGTCGGCAGCGGCGATACGTACGGCCCCGAGTACGGCCTCAGCCACGCCGACGGCAGCACGTCCATCCATCGGTGGTTCGACGGTGACGCCGCGGCGGACGCGTCGGCCGTCGACGCCGCCACGTCGCGGTCCGGGTCCACGACGACCTATGACGCGACGATCCCCTGGGAGGCGCTGTTCGCCGAGAGCAAGGGGCCCGGCGACTCCTTCCCGTTCAGCCTCCTCGTCAACGAGAACGACGGCGACAGCCGCGACGGCGTCCTCGAGTGGGCGCTCCCGGCGATCAGTTCCGACAAGTCGGCGGACGCACTGGGCACGCTCGTGCTCGAAGACAGCGGGTGA